The following proteins are encoded in a genomic region of candidate division WOR-3 bacterium:
- a CDS encoding glycosyl hydrolase family 18 protein — MRKIFITLSLLYGINFFSEDWNKWVSGYIASWNLNMEVGASNYGNQPYEEIDLDAMTHLIMFNASLDSLGKMNVKKEWDNTLTWGSTLLSQRRKLFNEYVHSKGKCIILTIFGEGGGGNWTKMVSNPTYRRNAIRTIIDSVILGAKYDGVDLDIEPLTNVDTANTRLFIQELYDTLQKYHAWYDRTKKPLLTAAVYTVPEFWARVAQYFAQVNIMTYDMDGLWTTKTWHNCPVYTAGATDIYGNPLTSIYSKTKKWKDDYGIPKERLGCGVSTYAKIWRGGRLKNDPNNGVTAPLQEWDPDYPPIKVYYWGKEYYWLKKNYLDTATGTLHYDEPRKCPYIGRDSIGNEGDIYITFADTSTMKEVVNLVDTMDIGGFIFYDVPAQYLNKKDFPSVNERNPLLNAVKIHAKNKLIPDLPKGFLKASKTLLPENGDTVTLSWTSENATSASLDFGGDSIKSVALNGSVIVNVKNTKTFTLTLSNQIGTIHCFRDIVVEGSSGLVLEDTTKGEFFQLGQNYPNPFNSFTYIPFKVFQKTKVKLYIYDICGRVISVLLDEEKDKGDYEVKIDLSKIGNKKNLPAGIYYYNLQAGNISKSKSMLYLK; from the coding sequence AGGTTGGTGCCTCAAATTATGGAAATCAACCTTATGAAGAAATTGACTTAGATGCAATGACCCATCTAATTATGTTTAATGCAAGCCTTGATTCCCTAGGTAAAATGAATGTAAAAAAAGAATGGGATAACACTTTAACTTGGGGGTCAACTTTATTGAGTCAGAGAAGGAAACTCTTTAACGAATATGTTCATTCTAAAGGAAAATGTATAATCTTAACTATATTTGGGGAAGGAGGAGGGGGAAATTGGACAAAAATGGTATCAAATCCAACTTATAGAAGAAATGCAATAAGAACCATTATTGATTCGGTCATCTTAGGAGCAAAATATGATGGAGTTGACCTTGATATTGAACCTCTCACTAACGTTGATACAGCAAATACAAGATTATTTATTCAGGAATTATATGATACACTTCAAAAATACCACGCTTGGTATGATAGAACAAAAAAACCTTTACTAACAGCAGCAGTATACACGGTTCCGGAATTCTGGGCAAGAGTCGCACAATATTTTGCCCAGGTGAATATAATGACTTATGATATGGATGGGCTCTGGACAACTAAAACTTGGCATAACTGTCCTGTTTACACCGCAGGGGCAACGGATATTTATGGTAATCCACTTACTTCCATATATAGCAAAACAAAAAAGTGGAAGGATGATTACGGAATTCCTAAAGAAAGATTGGGCTGCGGTGTCTCAACCTACGCTAAAATCTGGAGAGGGGGACGACTTAAGAATGATCCTAATAATGGTGTTACAGCTCCACTCCAAGAGTGGGATCCAGATTATCCTCCAATTAAAGTCTACTACTGGGGAAAAGAATATTATTGGCTAAAGAAGAACTATCTTGATACCGCAACTGGAACTCTCCATTATGACGAACCAAGGAAATGCCCTTATATTGGCAGAGATTCTATAGGAAATGAAGGAGATATATACATTACTTTCGCAGACACATCAACAATGAAAGAAGTTGTAAATTTGGTAGACACTATGGATATTGGTGGATTTATTTTTTACGATGTTCCTGCACAATACTTGAATAAAAAAGATTTCCCTTCGGTTAATGAGCGTAATCCACTTCTTAACGCAGTAAAAATCCACGCAAAGAATAAACTAATCCCAGACCTCCCAAAAGGATTCCTAAAAGCGTCAAAAACTTTACTTCCGGAAAATGGAGATACCGTCACTCTAAGCTGGACTTCGGAAAATGCCACATCTGCTTCCTTAGATTTCGGCGGTGATTCCATAAAATCCGTAGCATTAAATGGCTCTGTAATAGTTAATGTAAAGAACACAAAGACATTCACATTAACCCTTTCTAATCAAATAGGAACAATACATTGCTTTAGAGATATAGTAGTAGAAGGAAGTTCCGGTTTGGTTTTGGAAGACACAACAAAAGGAGAATTTTTCCAACTCGGACAAAACTATCCAAATCCTTTTAATTCCTTTACCTATATACCATTTAAGGTCTTTCAAAAAACAAAAGTAAAATTGTATATATATGATATTTGCGGAAGAGTTATAAGTGTACTGTTAGACGAAGAAAAAGACAAAGGCGATTATGAAGTGAAAATTGACCTCTCCAAAATAGGAAACAAGAAAAACCTTCCAGCAGGAATTTATTATTATAATTTACAAGCAGGGAACATTTCTAAATCAAAGAGTATGCTATATCTGAAATAA